The genomic region GCGAGCGAGGGCTTAGAGCGCCTCGGAGTGAATAGTGATTCTAACGTACCGTACGGGCTGGAGAAACAAGTTTCTAGTAGCGCTATATTCTAGCCACTTACAAGCGGTATACAGGATTAGTTTTGACCAATCAAAAGTGCTGCTATCTATGTCGCTAAGGCGGAGATATAGCACGGGCGCAATCTACATTTACCTAGACGTCGCGCGACGCAATTAGTATTCGAATAGATGTAATTAACGCTCGGCAGCCCCTACACTCACCCGCCTTGTCGTGGCCCTCCGCAAGCTCCGGGACGACGGCGACTTCGTTTCGGGTGCCTTCGCTCGATGAAGGAGGTGACTGGCCTGCGGGAGATGCACATGACCCAGGCTAAGCATCTTATTCCTTTCGGCGGACACAGTAGTTGGCTATGTTTGGATGTGTCTGTCACACCAAGATCATGAGCCGTGGATCTCTGGCGGTTAGCAAGCCCGATATGGTTGTGATGATGCTGACTTTTATTCTTCCCCCGAACATCTGACATGGAAATGAATTCGGGCTTGTCCTTTTGCTTGGGTGTGCAAATGATAAGGCGACACAGGCTCCGGTCTGTATCTCTGTTGAAGTGAGCACCATAGGCCTGGGAGTCCTGTCATAAAGTAGGAAGTCAACGCGAAGCGCGGCGATGACGCTCGATCTCTTTTCCTCCAGGGGAAGAAATCAGTGAAGACGCGCAACTCAATGAGATCTGCCCCCGCACCATCACGCCCCTCCATTCATCCCCACCCCCCTCGACCTCGACAAACCCATTCCCCTCAACGCCTCCGCATACATAACCCCACCAGCCCCCCTCCGCCTCCTATACGTCTCCTCCCTCCTCGTGTACGTTTCCAACGACAAAGGCAGCGGCGCCGGCATCTCATTCTCAAACTCGGAAAAATCCATCGACATCGTCGTCGGGCCCTTCGCCGTAATCGAGCTCGTCCCCGTCTCCCCGGACGCGTCCTTCCCAATCGTATGCGTTGCCGAAGAGCGCCGTTCAAGATCTCTAAGCCAACGCGGCCGTGGGTCGTGAGTATCTTGGTATAGTTCGCCCGTAGCGGCGGTGGAGTAAGATTCGCCGCCGACGAAAGCGCCTGAGAGGGTCCGTTTGCTAGATTGGACGAGATCGACGAGTTTACCCAAAATCACGAATTCAAGTTTGAGTTTGATGCTATAGGTGAAGCCCTTGATAGTCTGTTCCAGGACGTGTTGGTCCTTGTATTCAATCGCTAAAAGCCCGATGTCGAGGATGATGATGACGACGTTGACGATGAAGAGTTGCCACATGACGCGACGGGTGCCTTTTTTGGAGATGACTTTGAGGAGTTTTACCGTCTGCCAGACGTAGACGCCGGAGATGATGAATTCTTGGACGCAGAAGACGGTCATTTGCACTTTTTCCACGTAGCGATAGCCTGTTTCGAAGCCAGCGCGGTTTGGGGAATTGGGGCGCACTGGGCCGAATGCTTGGCCGAAGTTGAGGACTTCTGTGGTAGTGTGCCATACGATTGCGTTGAAGATGATCATGTATTTGATGCATCTCAATATGGTCGGATTATGGAGGATAAGACCTAGACGGGAGTAGAGAACGAGGGCTTGGCCAGTGATGAGCATGATCCAGCCAATACCATCGAGTGACTTGCCGACAGCGAGGTGTGTGAGGTTGAAATACTCTATCATAAACCCGATGTTGTACGGCAGAAGGCCCAGAGTCGAGACAGCCATGCTCCAGAAGTATAACCCGCTCCATTGCTTGAAAGTTGTGATTATCAACAGACCAAGTTCGATGGCATTGTATAGCGACACAGCGCTGCAAATCGTGACCGTCGCGGTATAGCCATTGTATCTACCATTCCAAGTCTCTTCAGACGGTCCAGAGCTTGTGTTTGGTATGCCCGACATCGTTCAGCTGACGTCTTACCGGTTGACGCTGCTGTGCCGCAGCCGCATGGTGATGTCCTTGTGCTGACGATTACGACAGAAAGATTGCGAACAGCGAATGTTGTCACTAGTCCAGTCAGTCTCTTGTCGTGTCTTTACAGGGTAGACCTCGAGGATTTATCGTCAAGTTCGAGATTAGTGATGCGCCAGCATCGGGAGGGGAAGCATGTCGACCTGCATGATCTTCGGCGTCGATCTCCCCACGTGTGGCGGTAGGTACGTATCTTTCTGCGCGTAGATGCTGGATTGGTAGGCATGCTGTAAGACATTTCGGTGTATCGATACAGTGTATACTACGCGATGTTGCACTGCATCGAAGCGCGCTCTATGGCCCATGTACTGCGCGACTTTGTCAGCCGCCAAGAGGCAAGGCAAGCTTCTTACCCTGCGATGCGCTTGCTCCATCAACCACGAAGCTGTAATCAAGGTCTGCGCTGTCTTCATGTCGAATCACGCGAGCGCTATACTTGATCCGGGTCTTGCTGAGATCATCCAGAGCGTTGCCGGACCTCGTCCTGAGCAGCGTGTCCATGACTGGCGCATTGAAGGCCTAGCGATCTCGAGCGGACTGAGGCTCATGGTACGACCAAGCAGCCAGTAGTGCCGATATGTGATGAGAACCAGCAGAACGCAGAGGACTTGCACACTCGCGGCGGCCCAGTAGAACGGCCAGCGAGTCTGGAATACTGGTTGCGCATCAATACGGAGCCCATCGACCTGGTACTCGGTTTGGAAGCCAGCGTCAAGCCTCTCCAATAGATCGCCTGCAGCCATGCTCCGCGCTGCCTCCACCGATGTACGGAACATGAGCTCGTTCAGCGTGGCAGTAATGTCGTCCATTAAATCTTTCCACTTTGGGGCGCAATCTTTGCGGGCATGAAAATCATCAGCATTCTGAATGAGGCTTGTTTGCCAGGTGTTGACGTTGTCGGTGTGTGGGAAGTCACTACCAGGTTCCCACATGCCGATCGCCGTGTAGAGGTTCATTGAGGCCAGCAGTCCAATCCCGCCGATAGTCAGAGACACCGTGGCGTTGACTTCACTAGCCGCCCTTTCAGAATTGTCGGCAGTCTTGAGAGCGCGCGGGCTCCTGGTATCCACCTTCACCAAAGTGTCGTTATAGGTCAGCATGTCGGACTCAGCGATAGCAGATCTGAACGAGCAAGTCTTCCAGGTATAATGGCCAGTGCAATCACGGCTCATCTCCTCAGAAGTGACCTCATATCTGCCGACGTTGACATTGATAGTCTCGTAACGCCCAATCGCTGCAGATGGTTGATCCTGGATCTCGAAAAGACCGCAACGCACTTTGTAACCAGTTGCTTGGCAGCTATAGGGCAAATGTGTGTCATTTAGCCTGATTGCAGTGTAGTTCATCGGCTGGGCAGGCTCTGATTGCAGTGTAGTTCATCGGCTGGGCAGGCTCTGATCGGCACTCAACCAGCTCCACTGCAGCTGCCGTTACTGTGAGCGCGCACACCCCTTTGCAACCATGGACAGGAGATGTTATGGGGAGATCGTTGATCCATTGATGCCAAACCGGCGCCATGTCGGACGAGAGTTCAGCATTGAGGTATGTATTGTTGATGTTGAGCAGAGATCCTGTGGCAGTAAGATTTGGGGACTTTTCCAGCTTCGATGGGATAGCGGAGTGCTCATGAAACGGTCCCGTGGGTCCTCAACATCCAGCAAAGGGTGCGGTCGCCGTTCCATGGTGGAGGGTATCGAAGATCTGGATCTGGGTGACGGTGACGGTCCCGCATTGCAGCACGAGAGATTTTTGGCATGCTGTAGTGACCACTGGATGTCACAGGGACACATCTTGCAGGTGTGATGATCAGGTCGGTGTCTCGTTGATGATGTTTGAGCGTGAAAGACGCGTGGGCAATCACGTGGCAGTGTGATTATGTGGGGGAGGAGCGTTCGGCTAGACTTGCTTCGGCTCGGCATTCGGATCCCGCGCAAAATTGCCTCGAGCATATTTTCTCCAGCGGGAAACTCTCTACCCGCCACAAAGGGCAGACAAGAGCACTTCGCATTCTCTGTGAAGCGCTGAGAGTAGCAATACCGTCGCAATGGCGATCCAGAAGAAGCACGCGAAAGCGCGTCTCGACAAGTACTACTACCTCGCCAAGGAGAAGGGCTACCGCGCTCGTGCTGCCTTCAAGCTGATCCAGCTCAACAAGAAGTACTCCTTCCTGCAGAATGCGAAATGCCTGATCGATCTCTGCGCCGCACCCGGATCATGGCTCCAAGTCGCCGCCGAGACGATGCCGCAGAAGTCGCTCATCGTCGGGGTGGACTTGTCGCCGAtcaagccgatcccgaagaCGATTACCTTCCAGGGCGACATCACGACCGACAAGTGCCGCGCCGCCATTCGAGGGCATTTGAAGACGTGGAAGGCCGACTGTGTCATACACGATGGTGCGCCCAATGTTGGTACTGCCTGGGTGCAGGATGCCTTTAGTCAGAACGACTTGGTCTTGAGCTCGCTGAGGCTGGCCACCGAGTTCCTGGCGCCGAATGGAACCTTTGTGACCAAGGTCTTCAGATCCAAGGATAGTGCGAAGCTGGAGTGGATCTTCAAGCAGCTCTTCTCCAAGGTTGAGCAGACGAAGCCACCCAGTAGTCGAAATGTTTCTGCCGAGACTTTCTATGTCTGCAGGGGCTACAAGGCGCCAAAGCACTTGGACCCCAAGTTCTTGGACCCGGCATATGCGTTTATGGAGGCAGCAGAGGGCAAGGCTAACATGGAAGCGAGAGTCTTCAACccggagaagaagaagaggAAGAGAGAAGGTTACGAAGAGGGTGACTGGACACAGTTCAACGAATGCCCTGCGTATGAGTTCATTCAGACTCACGATCCGATTGATATGCTAGGAAGATACAACAGATTCCATTTCGACACTCAGGCAGGAGACGAGATCGCACAGGCTGCGTTGGCCAAGATTCCCGACACGACAGAAGAGGTTAGGCAGAATTGTGAGGACTTGAAGGTGCTTGGTCGCAAGGAGTTCAAGGTTCTGCTCAGATGGAGATTGAAGGCGAGAGATGTGTTTGGTCTGCGACAGAAGAAAGAGGGAACACATAAGAAGGCTGAAGCCAAACCAGAACCTGCCGAGGGAGAGGCTGGAGAGGAGGTTGCAATGGTCGAGTCTATGGACGATGAGATGCGGTATGCAGAGGAAGTCCAGGCGCTGCAAGAACAGCAGAACAAGGAGAAGCGAAAGGAGCGGCGGAAAGAGAACGAGCGCAAGCAAAAAGACATTGTGCGCATGCAGATGGGCATGACTACGCCTTCCGAAATTGGTATCGAAGCTGGCGAGAACGACCCTGTCTTCCGTCTGAAGGATGTCGACAAAGCCTCAGATGTGCGGCGACAGATTGTGAAAGGACGCATGCACACCCAAGTCGCTCCCGAGAAGCCAAAGGAGGTGAGTGAAGACGAGGAAGAGGAAGACGAGGAGCTGGATGAGTTGGAGGCACAGCTTGATTGCATGTACGAAGACTACCAGTCGCGGCGAGAAGATCACAAAGCGAAAGCCCGTGCGAAGCGTGCGAGGAAAGACGACGAAGAGCCATTCGAGGACTTTGACAAGCGCGAGACAGGTGCCGATTCCGACGCCAGCGATGAGGATCTTCTCGAGGATGATGACGATGACGACGATAGCGATACAGGAGATGAAGGCTTTACAACAGATCTGCAGGGCAAGGATCCTAAAGAGGGTGGACTGAGCAGACGAGCGGCGTCGTTCTTCCAGCAAGACATCTTCAGCGGGATAGACGGGCTCGATGGCGACGAAGACGAAGAGCTTGAGCCAGATAACGACAAGGCAAGAGACAGCGGCATCGACGTCGACTCGCCAGAGCTTAAGGCAGCGCCCACTGCTGGGGAAGGCGATGACTTCGAGACCGAAGCCGAAGACGACGACGAAGATGGCGAGTCAGACTCGGGACCCGAAGACGTCGCAGGCGCAGAACAAGAAGAAGACTGGGAAGAACGCACCGTCAAACCCGGCCAAGAACGAGAAACCGAAGGCCGCCCCAACATCGACATCATCACAGCCGAAGCCATGACCCTCGCGCACCAACTCGCGACAGGCAAAGTGACCAAACAGCAACTCCTCGACGACAACTTCAACAAATACTCCCTCCGCGACGTCGACGGCCTCCCCGAATGGTTCCTCGACGACGAAAACAAACACGCCAAACTCCAACGCCCCGTCAGCAAAGAAGCCGCCGCGGCCATCAAGGAAAAACTCCGCGCCCTCAACGCCCGCCCCATCAAAAAGGTCCGCGAGGCAAAGGCCCGCAAGACCATGCGGACGGCGCGCAGGTTGGAGAAGTTGAAGAAGAAGAGTGAAGGCTTGGCGGAGGATGGGGATATGGGGGAGAGGGAGAAGGCGG from Fulvia fulva chromosome 2, complete sequence harbors:
- a CDS encoding AdoMet-dependent rRNA methyltransferase spb1 — protein: MAIQKKHAKARLDKYYYLAKEKGYRARAAFKLIQLNKKYSFLQNAKCLIDLCAAPGSWLQVAAETMPQKSLIVGVDLSPIKPIPKTITFQGDITTDKCRAAIRGHLKTWKADCVIHDGAPNVGTAWVQDAFSQNDLVLSSLRLATEFLAPNGTFVTKVFRSKDSAKLEWIFKQLFSKVEQTKPPSSRNVSAETFYVCRGYKAPKHLDPKFLDPAYAFMEAAEGKANMEARVFNPEKKKRKREGYEEGDWTQFNECPAYEFIQTHDPIDMLGRYNRFHFDTQAGDEIAQAALAKIPDTTEEVRQNCEDLKVLGRKEFKVLLRWRLKARDVFGLRQKKEGTHKKAEAKPEPAEGEAGEEVAMVESMDDEMRYAEEVQALQEQQNKEKRKERRKENERKQKDIVRMQMGMTTPSEIGIEAGENDPVFRLKDVDKASDVRRQIVKGRMHTQVAPEKPKEVSEDEEEEDEELDELEAQLDCMYEDYQSRREDHKAKARAKRARKDDEEPFEDFDKRETGADSDASDEDLLEDDDDDDDSDTGDEGFTTDLQGKDPKEGGLSRRAASFFQQDIFSGIDGLDGDEDEELEPDNDKARDSGIDVDSPELKAAPTAGEGDDFETEAEDDDEDGESDSGPEDVAGAEQEEDWEERTVKPGQERETEGRPNIDIITAEAMTLAHQLATGKVTKQQLLDDNFNKYSLRDVDGLPEWFLDDENKHAKLQRPVSKEAAAAIKEKLRALNARPIKKVREAKARKTMRTARRLEKLKKKSEGLAEDGDMGEREKAGAISKLMAKAAKGGKKRQPVKVVKAGGQNKGSGRPRGVKGKYKMVDARLKKDTRGLKRAAKRQGKK